The following are from one region of the Papaver somniferum cultivar HN1 unplaced genomic scaffold, ASM357369v1 unplaced-scaffold_132, whole genome shotgun sequence genome:
- the LOC113332913 gene encoding putative F-box protein At3g16210: MSTLVSGHPSELSRSKRSYQDTRNGVFQYVSDHLIYEILLRTPAESLLVLKSVCKDWCSIIKDPNFIRQHCDHHMTKEQSIGLVSLLEREDCSGIYDLTNINKLCKTGNEFGNLERQNEQLQLSTHADGRLLKITSCNSFVCFHTEFPLHMWNPVTRELMMLPKPGIRNNKEVATGCGFGFDASHNEYKVIQLYKRVDDSTLGYEVLTLGTAMSWRRPIQQKDSLLHPNFWEFESGQEAIFVEGSLYWHATEHILCFDVTTERFELIQVPDRTHLKLGSYCELLVGFDRKSLCFMSHDETHEMLHLWKMQQRHCSDKKSIWIKGYSIDVSFISVPDTHITPVCIRGKKIYLRYGNGLACYDTESQAFVKAVFRNGGADCCEFVAYTKSIVCLKDIVGSSFVSSLEPNC, encoded by the coding sequence ATGAGTACTCTTGTATCTGGCCATCCGTCTGAGTTATCCAGAAGCAAACGTAGTTATCAGGATACCAGGAATGGTGTTTTCCAGTATGTTTCTGATCATCTCATCTATGAAATACTCTTAAGAACTCCCGCTGAGTCTTTATTAGTACTCAAGAGCGTGTGCAAGGATTGGTGTTCCATAATTAAGGATCCTAATTTCATCAGACAACATTGTGATCACCATATGACCAAGGAACAATCAATTGGTTTGGTATCTCTGCTTGAAAGAGAAGATTGTTCGGGTATCTACGATCTCACCAATATTAACAAATTGTGCAAAACAGGGAACGAATTTGGCAATTTGGAGAGGCAGAATGAGCAGTTACAATTGAGCACACATGCGGATGGAAGGCTCTTGAAAATCACATCATGCAACAGTTTTGTATGTTTTCATACAGAATTCCCTCTGCATATGTGGAACCCAGTTACAAGGGAATTAATGATGCTTCCAAAACCTGGAATCCGTAATAACAAAGAGGTGGCCACCGGATGTGGATTTGGATTTGACGCATCGCATAATGAATATAAAGTTATTCAGTTATACAAACGTGTTGATGACTCTACGTTGGGCTATGAAGTTTTAACCTTAGGTACCGCCATGTCATGGAGACGTCCTATCCAACAAAAAGATAGCCTTCTTCATCCGAATTTCTGGGAGTTTGAGTCTGGTCAAGAAGCAATATTTGTAGAGGGATCATTATATTGGCATGCTACCGAACACATATTGTGTTTTGATGTTACGACCGAAAGGTTTGAATTGATTCAGGTACCTGATAGGACACATCTAAAGCTGGGATCGTATTGCGAGCTATTGGTAGGATTTGATCGTAAGAGTCTTTGTTTTATGAGCCACGATGAAACTCATGAAATGCTGCATCTATGGAAGATGCAGCAGAGGCACTGCTCTGACAAGAAAAGTATATGGATTAAAGGTTATAGTATCGATGTAAGTTTTATAAGTGTTCCAGATACTCACATCACTCCGGTATGCATTCGAGGTAAGAAAATTTATCTAAGATACGGGAACGGATTGGCTTGTTACGATACGGAAAGTCAAGCATTTGTGAAAGCAGTTTTCAGAAACGGAGGTGCTGATTGCTGTGAGTTTGTTGCCTACACAAAGAGCATTGTTTGTCTGAAAGATATAGTTGGCTCTTCTTTTGTTTCGTCTCTTGAGCCAAATTGTTAA
- the LOC113332751 gene encoding NAC domain-containing protein 40-like, producing MFNMVDYQSSGYDEYDRMMYDQEENHMMRKRLRCSSPDTVLLPKENKISNGYIGDGGEEEGYQESAPKRFIANNQHCGSHDQHGGGGDLGEEGGVPVNEQERFIPNHQQSGSHDQDGGGGGQEEDGGGIGNDQQRVLLPVNPTLPSGFFFSPSDVQLLKFLNLKINDPAGFKFKFIPDVDVYKFHPEELCRGSEKLFFTFLEKYGKDGRTTRLVPGIGCWHLSGKTYQVGNGNGKKRGLCFRIGISSDYITTSWQLKEYYFEDPNQSTLWVLCKVYHKNFTKDDTEDPNSDLIFDSSHLI from the exons ATGTTTAATATGGTGGATTACCAAAGTAGTGGGTATGATGAATATGATCGGATGATGTATGatcaagaagaaaatcatatGATGAGAAAACGATTAAGATGTAGTTCTCCTGATACAGTTCTTCTCCCTAAAGAAAACAA AATAAGTAATGGATATATAGGAGATGGCGGTGAGGAAGAGGGTTATCAGGAGTCTGCCCCAAAaag atTTATAGCAAACAATCAACACTGTGGTTCTCATGATCAACATGGCGGTGGCGGTGATCTGGGAGAGGAGGGTGGCGTTCCCGTGAACGAGCAAGAAAG ATTTATACCAAATCATCAACAGAGTGGTTCTCATGATCAAGATGGCGGTGGCGGTGGTCAGGAAGAGGACGGTGGCGGAATTGGGAACGACCAACAAAG GGTCCTCCTGCCTGTGAATCCAACTCTGCCCTCGGGCTTCTTCTTCTCACCTTCTGATGTTCAACTCTTGAAATTCTTAAATCTGAAAATTAATGATCCAGCGGGCTTCAAATTCAAGTTTATACCTGATGTGGATGTTTATAAGTTTCACCCTGAAGAACTATGTCGTGGATCTGAGAAATTGTTTTTCACCTTCCTAGAGAAGTATGGAAAAGATGGGAGAACTACTAGGTTAGTACCAGGGATTGGGTGTTGGCATTTGAGTGGTAAAACTTACCAGGTTGGAAATGGGAATGGGAAGAAAAGAGGGCTTTGCTTTCGTATTGGGATTTCATCAGATTATATCACCACATCCTGGCAGTTGAAGGAATACTATTTTGAAGATCCAAATCAATCAACCCTTTGGGTTCTCTGCAAAGTTTACCATAAGAATTTCACAAAGGATGACACTGAAGATCCAAATAGTGATTTAATATTTGACTCCTCCCATTTGATCTAG